One Helicoverpa zea isolate HzStark_Cry1AcR chromosome 20, ilHelZeax1.1, whole genome shotgun sequence genomic region harbors:
- the LOC124640215 gene encoding uncharacterized protein LOC124640215: MKSTSAVVQEPVTEILKIDKFSSFLKLRRIFAYVNRFIHNIRHKNPKDKLFGKFSVTELESSFTSLCKIAQQTSFAVEYNILLKNKNLSSKSSLLSLSPFLDDDKVMRVGGRIELSNYNYTKKHPILLHASHPLTKLYFKHEHLRNMHAGPQLLLACVRETVWPINGRHLARRTVHACVRCRRIQGKTLTPMMGNLPAQRITPDFPFRTVGVDFAGPFLTLNRKGRGARLTKTYLCLFVCFRYKCVHLEAVSDLSKDAFIMTLRRFISRRGKPAEIFCDNGRNFVAAAKEIGNFLKTNHEPVVDFATNEGVKFVFSPTYAPHFGGIWEAGVKSAKYHLKRVMGNNHLTFEEICTLFTQVEAVLNSRPLCPLSPSPNDYHFLTPGHFLIGRALNALPGPSLEHENQNNLQRYMKLEQIHQHFWQRWQREYVAELQQRSKWRTKSASLKVGDLVLLHEDNVPPLSWRMGRVSRLFPGTDGVTRVADVQTTRGCFRRPLTRICPLPTSLPDED; encoded by the coding sequence ATGAAATCCACTTCCGCTGTTGTCCAGGAACCTGTAACAGAAattctaaaaatagataaattttcatcgtttttaaaattaagacgCATATTTGCGTATGTAAATagatttatacataatattagacataaaaatcctaaagataaattatttggtaaatttAGTGTTACTGAATTAGAATCATCCTTTACTAGCCTATGTAAAATTGCTCAGCAAACTTCATTTGCTGTAGAgtacaatattttgttaaaaaataaaaatttaagtagCAAATCATCTCTCTTGTCACTTTCACCCTTTTTGGATGATGACAAGGTGATGAGAGTCGGTGGTAGAATAGaattatcaaattataattatactaaaaaACATCCCATACTTTTACACGCCTCTCATCCACTCaccaaattatatttcaaacatGAACACTTACGGAACATGCATGCCGGGCCTCAACTGTTGCTGGCCTGTGTAAGAGAAACTGTGTGGCCTATAAACGGTAGGCACTTGGCCCGCCGCACAGTACATGCCTGTGTCAGATGTAGACGTATTCAAGGTAAAACATTAACTCCCATGATGGGAAACTTACCTGCACAGCGCATCACACCTGATTTTCCATTTCGTACTGTTGGCGTTGACTTCGCTGGTCCGTTCCTCACGCTAAATAGAAAGGGTCGAGGTGCACGATTAACTAAAacctatttatgtttgtttgtatgttttcgcTATAAATGTGTGCACCTGGAAGCCGTCAGTGATTTGTCCAAAGACGCTTTTATTATGACATTACGCAGATTTATATCGCGACGGGGCAAGCCAGCGGAGATATTTTGCGATAACGGCCGCAACTTTGTTGCAGCTGCTAAGGAAATaggcaattttcttaaaaccaatCATGAGCCTGTAGTTGATTTTGCTACCAATGAAGGTGTGAAGTTTGTGTTCTCTCCCACGTATGCTCCACATTTCGGCGGCATCTGGGAGGCTGGCGTTAAATCCGCGAAATACCACTTAAAACGCGTTATGGGAAACAATCATTTAACATTTGAGGAGATATGTACCCTTTTCACACAAGTGGAAGCTGTGCTCAACAGTAGACCTTTATGCCCACTCTCCCCTTCCCCTAACGATTACCATTTCCTAACTCCCGGTCACTTTCTGATAGGGCGTGCCTTAAATGCATTGCCTGGTCCATCGCTCGAGCACGAGAACCAGAACAACCTTCAACGCTACATGAAGCTTGAACAAATACATCAACATTTTTGGCAGCGCTGGCAAAGGGAATATGTAGCAGAGCTACAGCAGCGCTCAAAATGGCGTACTAAATCAGCATCCCTAAAGGTCGGCGACTtagttcttctccatgaggATAATGTCCCACCACTCAGTTGGCGAATGGGACGAGTCAGCCGCCTGTTCCCGGGGACCGACGGAGTCACGCGAGTCGCAGATGTGCAAACTACCAGAGGTTGCTTCAGGAGACCTCTCACTCGGATCTGTCCCTTGCCTACATCTTTACCGGATGAAGACTGA